A window from Halomicrobium urmianum encodes these proteins:
- a CDS encoding metallophosphoesterase, with product MLAIVSDTHGTDDPRLEGRTLEAVDGAERVVHAGDFTTPAVYDAFDDRAARLTAVHGNNDRPELVDRLPDVAAFDWRGHRFVVAHGHEHTETALSMLARQEDADVVVVGHSHRPAVTEFGDGLLINPGSHADPRQYSPAHAEVKMDDRGEEMRVTLRRPDGATVSEVCR from the coding sequence ATGCTCGCGATCGTCTCCGACACGCACGGGACCGACGACCCGCGCCTCGAGGGGCGCACGCTGGAGGCCGTCGACGGCGCCGAGCGCGTCGTCCACGCCGGCGACTTCACCACGCCCGCGGTGTACGACGCGTTCGACGACCGCGCCGCGCGGCTCACGGCCGTCCACGGCAACAACGACCGGCCCGAACTGGTCGACCGACTCCCCGACGTCGCCGCGTTCGACTGGCGGGGCCACCGGTTCGTCGTCGCGCACGGCCACGAGCACACGGAGACGGCGCTGTCGATGCTCGCGAGACAGGAGGACGCCGACGTGGTCGTGGTCGGTCACTCCCATCGACCGGCGGTGACGGAGTTCGGCGACGGACTGCTGATCAATCCCGGCAGTCACGCAGATCCGCGCCAGTACTCGCCGGCGCATGCAGAAGTGAAAATGGACGACAGGGGGGAAGAGATGCGCGTCACGCTGCGTCGGCCCGACGGGGCGACGGTGTCGGAGGTGTGCCGGTAG
- a CDS encoding cation diffusion facilitator family transporter — MAESKAVVMAALIANGAIAILKFIGFLLTGSAAMLSETYHSISDTGNQVFLLIGLRFSGRERDRRHPFGYGKAEFFYSFLVSVFLFGIAGWESLKHGWTQLTSGGHGGGGHAGEAVEFLWITYTPPAWLDPVTVNYVVLLGAFGFETWALYKARAGMVAQIGENDWSGYREAFRKTSDVTTLTALTEDTIALAGIVIALVGITLEQLTGSPFFDRLSAVLIGLMLMGFALALAWENKRLILGESLPKDVEGELRGSILSFDGVVDIVGFRTVYFGPGEVLVTADVAFDPDMETAEIDDLITSMEATLKEAGQGVVKVYIEPEDEPATGSRG; from the coding sequence ATGGCTGAAAGCAAGGCGGTCGTCATGGCGGCGCTGATCGCGAACGGCGCCATCGCGATACTGAAGTTTATCGGCTTCCTCCTGACCGGGAGCGCCGCGATGCTGTCGGAGACGTATCACAGCATCTCCGACACCGGGAACCAGGTGTTCCTCCTGATCGGCCTCCGCTTCAGCGGCCGCGAGCGCGACCGGCGCCACCCCTTCGGGTACGGCAAGGCGGAGTTCTTCTACAGCTTCCTCGTGTCCGTGTTCCTGTTCGGCATCGCGGGCTGGGAGAGCCTCAAGCACGGCTGGACCCAGCTCACCAGCGGCGGCCACGGGGGCGGCGGTCACGCCGGCGAGGCCGTCGAGTTCCTGTGGATCACCTACACGCCCCCGGCGTGGCTGGACCCGGTGACGGTCAACTACGTCGTGCTGCTCGGCGCGTTCGGCTTCGAGACGTGGGCGCTGTATAAGGCCCGCGCGGGAATGGTCGCCCAGATCGGGGAGAACGACTGGTCCGGGTACCGGGAGGCGTTCCGGAAGACCAGCGACGTGACGACGCTGACGGCGCTGACCGAGGACACCATCGCGCTGGCGGGCATCGTCATCGCGCTGGTCGGGATCACCCTCGAACAGCTGACCGGTAGCCCCTTCTTCGACCGGCTGTCGGCGGTCCTGATCGGGCTCATGCTGATGGGCTTCGCCCTGGCGCTGGCCTGGGAGAACAAGCGCCTGATCCTCGGCGAGAGCCTGCCGAAGGACGTCGAGGGGGAGCTTCGCGGTTCGATACTGTCGTTCGACGGCGTCGTCGACATCGTCGGCTTCCGGACGGTGTACTTCGGCCCGGGCGAGGTCCTCGTCACGGCCGATGTCGCCTTCGATCCCGACATGGAGACCGCCGAGATCGACGACCTGATCACGTCGATGGAGGCGACGCTGAAGGAAGCCGGGCAGGGCGTCGTCAAGGTGTACATCGAACCGGAGGACGAGCCGGCGACCGGCTCCCGTGGGTAG
- a CDS encoding ATP-dependent DNA helicase → MATTDDYMRFFPYEEPYDHQHEAMGTIREALAEERDVLFEGACGTGKTLAALVPALEYARETDKTVVITTNVHQQMRQFVEDARAITEQERIRAVVFRGKGSMCHIDVDYEECQALRDTTRDLVDKEQDVADLERQQGDLLDQAQDGDADAVEARNAVMDELRDLEDDVAEIREEQSVCDHYYRNLTTDTTEFYSWLFDDVRRPDDIYEYAHERELCGYELLKEGIEGVDLVVCNYHHLLDPTIREQFFRWLGRDPEDVVAVFDEAHNVESAARDHARRTLTETTLESAVDELAETDDARADAAHNVIATFLSALRTAYDEAFAFGEREQVGEHWEDLAIANEDGRDDLTLAFLREYTGPGFHEELDHALKLGRELDEQYEEAFKNGETDTRQECQTLQAAQFVSDWLAESDDLGQYPVVSVRRADEGDGDVYGRAELYTCIPSNVTSDLFEDLHAAVLMSATLRPFDVTEDVLGLADAETMAYGPQFPDERRRTYAVDGPALFASERDDPQTQDVVAGVLEDAARMTPGNTLAFFPSYAEAERYHERVSTDATTYLDEPGTQARDLRREFVADDDAVLFTSLWGTLAEGVSYDGDDARTVVVAGVPYPHLDDRMEAVQEAYATAFGGDEEAGWRYAVEIPTVRKTRQALGRVVRSPEDFGARILLDKRYTEAAEMEMRDYAVRGTFPPEERREMIDVDPEKLKFAMLNFYQDVGGYDGEPPRP, encoded by the coding sequence GTGGCGACGACCGACGACTACATGCGGTTTTTCCCCTACGAGGAGCCCTACGACCACCAGCACGAGGCGATGGGGACGATTCGCGAGGCGCTGGCCGAGGAGCGCGACGTGCTCTTCGAGGGGGCCTGCGGGACGGGCAAGACGCTGGCCGCGCTGGTGCCGGCCCTGGAGTACGCCCGCGAGACGGACAAGACGGTCGTCATCACGACGAACGTCCACCAGCAGATGCGCCAGTTCGTCGAGGACGCCCGCGCGATCACCGAGCAGGAACGCATCCGGGCCGTCGTCTTCCGGGGCAAGGGCTCGATGTGCCACATCGACGTCGACTACGAGGAGTGCCAGGCGCTGCGGGACACCACCCGCGACCTCGTCGACAAGGAGCAGGACGTGGCCGACCTCGAGCGCCAGCAGGGCGACCTCCTCGACCAGGCCCAGGACGGCGACGCGGACGCCGTCGAGGCCCGCAACGCCGTGATGGACGAGCTCCGCGACCTGGAGGACGACGTCGCCGAGATCCGCGAGGAGCAGTCGGTCTGCGACCACTACTACCGCAACCTCACGACCGACACGACGGAGTTCTACTCGTGGCTGTTCGACGACGTCCGCCGCCCGGACGACATCTACGAGTACGCTCACGAGCGCGAGCTCTGCGGCTACGAGCTCCTCAAGGAGGGCATCGAGGGCGTCGACCTCGTCGTCTGCAACTACCACCACCTGCTCGATCCGACCATCCGCGAGCAGTTCTTCCGCTGGCTCGGCCGGGACCCGGAGGACGTCGTCGCCGTCTTCGACGAGGCCCACAACGTCGAGTCGGCCGCCCGCGACCACGCCCGGCGGACGCTGACCGAGACCACGCTCGAGAGCGCCGTCGACGAGCTGGCCGAGACCGACGACGCCCGCGCCGACGCCGCGCACAACGTGATCGCGACCTTCCTCTCGGCGCTGCGGACCGCCTACGACGAGGCGTTCGCATTTGGAGAACGGGAACAGGTCGGCGAGCACTGGGAGGACCTCGCCATCGCCAACGAGGACGGCCGCGACGACCTGACGCTCGCCTTCCTCCGGGAGTACACGGGCCCGGGCTTCCACGAGGAACTCGACCACGCGCTGAAACTGGGGCGGGAACTCGACGAGCAGTACGAGGAGGCGTTCAAGAACGGCGAGACGGACACCCGACAGGAGTGCCAGACGCTGCAGGCCGCCCAGTTCGTCTCGGACTGGCTGGCGGAGAGCGACGACCTGGGACAGTATCCCGTCGTCAGCGTCCGCCGCGCAGACGAGGGGGACGGCGACGTGTACGGCCGCGCCGAGCTGTACACCTGCATCCCGTCGAACGTGACCAGCGACCTGTTCGAGGACCTCCACGCGGCCGTGCTGATGAGCGCCACCCTGCGCCCCTTCGACGTGACCGAGGACGTCCTCGGCCTGGCGGACGCGGAGACGATGGCCTACGGGCCGCAGTTCCCCGACGAGCGCCGTCGCACCTACGCCGTCGACGGCCCCGCGCTGTTCGCCAGCGAGCGCGACGATCCCCAGACGCAGGACGTCGTCGCCGGCGTGCTCGAGGACGCCGCCCGGATGACGCCCGGGAACACGCTCGCCTTCTTCCCCAGCTACGCCGAGGCCGAGCGCTACCACGAGCGGGTCTCGACGGACGCCACGACCTACCTCGACGAGCCCGGGACCCAGGCCCGCGACCTCCGCCGGGAGTTCGTCGCCGACGACGACGCCGTCCTCTTCACCTCGCTGTGGGGCACCCTCGCGGAGGGCGTCAGCTACGACGGCGACGACGCCCGGACCGTGGTGGTCGCCGGCGTCCCCTACCCTCACCTCGACGACCGCATGGAGGCGGTTCAGGAGGCCTACGCGACCGCCTTCGGCGGCGACGAGGAGGCCGGCTGGCGCTACGCCGTCGAGATTCCCACGGTGCGCAAGACCCGACAGGCGCTCGGTCGGGTCGTCCGCTCGCCCGAGGACTTCGGCGCCCGGATCCTGCTGGACAAGCGCTACACCGAGGCCGCCGAGATGGAGATGCGCGACTACGCCGTCCGTGGGACGTTCCCGCCGGAGGAACGGCGCGAGATGATCGACGTCGACCCCGAGAAGCTCAAGTTCGCGATGCTGAACTTCTATCAGGACGTGGGCGGCTACGACGGCGAGCCGCCGCGGCCCTGA
- a CDS encoding bacterio-opsin activator domain-containing protein: MAVLVDLITPADEFVLAEALTAESSVRVEIKRVVAGTADVTPYFWAFGDRLGDFESALSADSETREVDPLETTDEGERFYRVTWNQAAPSLLTAVADAEATILEAVNDDGGEWELKVLFPDQAALSAFHDYCLEHASTSGWSGSTTRRTHRSGVSTASPTTSRRRW; this comes from the coding sequence ATGGCAGTCCTCGTGGATCTCATCACTCCGGCCGACGAGTTCGTCCTCGCGGAGGCGCTGACGGCCGAGTCGAGCGTCCGCGTCGAAATCAAGCGCGTCGTCGCGGGGACCGCCGACGTGACGCCGTACTTCTGGGCGTTCGGCGACCGACTCGGCGACTTCGAGTCCGCGCTGTCGGCCGACTCGGAGACCCGCGAAGTCGACCCGCTGGAGACCACCGACGAGGGCGAGCGGTTCTACCGCGTGACCTGGAACCAGGCGGCGCCCAGCCTCCTGACCGCCGTCGCCGACGCCGAGGCCACCATCCTCGAGGCCGTCAACGACGACGGCGGCGAGTGGGAGCTGAAGGTCCTCTTCCCGGACCAGGCGGCGCTCTCGGCGTTCCACGACTACTGCCTGGAACACGCTTCGACATCCGGCTGGAGCGGGTCTACCACCCGGAGAACCCACAGGAGCGGGGTCAGTACGGCGTCACCGACGACCAGCAGGAGGCGCTGGTGA
- a CDS encoding helix-turn-helix domain-containing protein yields MTAYHAGYFEVPRATTLADVADDLDISRNAASARLRRGHRNLLASTLVHDEGSGS; encoded by the coding sequence GTGACCGCCTACCACGCCGGATACTTCGAGGTCCCGCGGGCGACGACGCTGGCCGACGTCGCCGACGACCTGGACATCTCTCGGAACGCCGCGTCCGCGCGCCTCCGGCGCGGCCACCGGAACCTCCTCGCGAGCACCCTCGTCCACGACGAGGGGTCGGGATCGTGA
- a CDS encoding HalOD1 output domain-containing protein, with protein sequence MTDGSRTIAAEALLSGDATLEYRQGDDEPLVDAVLAAVCDATGRDATDLPPLYSAVDPDALESLIESGGEAAVAFEYGAHHVLVDGGRTVTVY encoded by the coding sequence ATGACAGACGGGAGCCGGACCATCGCTGCCGAGGCACTGCTATCAGGCGACGCGACGCTCGAATACCGGCAGGGGGACGACGAACCGCTGGTCGACGCTGTCCTTGCCGCCGTCTGCGACGCCACCGGGAGGGACGCGACCGACCTCCCGCCGCTGTACTCCGCCGTCGACCCGGACGCGCTCGAATCCCTGATCGAGTCCGGCGGCGAGGCGGCCGTCGCCTTCGAGTACGGGGCCCACCACGTTCTGGTCGACGGGGGGCGGACCGTTACAGTCTACTGA
- the serB gene encoding phosphoserine phosphatase SerB, producing the protein MKPRARKRSAMLVAFDFDGTLSDSEMTVLLGERNGTADDMAEITERAMNDEIAYAESLRQRCALLEGLPDEEAAAAFDQVALRPGAADVIESLREAGVYVCILTGGFERGVARALETEGVEVDAIVANRLPVDGDELTGRVEGPLIEGTKDDALEVVTAVVGEDRDDTVAVGDGANDLPMLEIAGLAVGFDPKPAVAPSCDTIVESMEALGELFEEEDVL; encoded by the coding sequence TTGAAACCCCGCGCGCGAAAGAGGTCGGCAATGCTAGTCGCGTTCGACTTCGACGGGACGCTCTCAGACTCGGAGATGACGGTCCTGCTGGGGGAGCGCAACGGAACGGCCGACGACATGGCCGAGATCACCGAGCGGGCGATGAACGACGAGATCGCCTACGCGGAGAGCCTGCGCCAGCGCTGCGCGCTGCTGGAGGGGCTGCCGGACGAGGAGGCGGCGGCGGCCTTCGATCAGGTCGCGCTGCGACCGGGCGCGGCCGACGTCATCGAGTCGCTGCGCGAGGCGGGCGTGTACGTCTGCATTCTCACGGGCGGGTTCGAGCGGGGCGTCGCCCGCGCACTCGAAACGGAGGGGGTCGAGGTGGACGCCATCGTGGCGAATCGGCTACCCGTCGACGGTGACGAGCTCACCGGCAGGGTCGAGGGGCCGCTCATCGAGGGGACCAAGGACGACGCGCTGGAGGTCGTGACGGCGGTCGTCGGCGAGGACCGGGACGACACCGTGGCCGTCGGCGACGGCGCCAACGACCTGCCGATGCTGGAGATCGCCGGCCTGGCCGTCGGGTTCGACCCGAAGCCGGCCGTGGCGCCGTCCTGCGACACCATCGTCGAGTCGATGGAGGCGCTGGGCGAACTCTTCGAGGAAGAGGACGTCCTGTAA
- a CDS encoding cold-shock protein, whose protein sequence is MANGKVDFFNDTGGYGFISTEDADDDVFFHMEDVGGPDLEEGESIEFDIEQAPKGPRATNVVRA, encoded by the coding sequence ATGGCAAACGGTAAGGTTGATTTCTTCAACGACACTGGCGGTTACGGTTTCATCTCGACTGAGGACGCGGACGACGACGTGTTCTTCCACATGGAAGACGTGGGCGGCCCGGACCTCGAAGAGGGAGAGAGCATCGAATTCGACATCGAACAGGCCCCGAAGGGTCCGCGCGCGACGAACGTCGTCCGCGCCTAA
- a CDS encoding O-acetylhomoserine aminocarboxypropyltransferase/cysteine synthase family protein: MSEDRGFETDALHVGQEEPESHANARAPPIYQTTSYVFDDAEDAAAQFALEKPGHIYSRLMNPTNEMLQERIAALEGGVGAVATSSGMAALNLATFLLADAGDNVVTASSLYGGTYTYFTHTAPRNGVEARFVDTLDYEAYEEAIDDDTAYVHFETIGNPALVTPDIERLADIAHDNGVPLFVDNTFATPYLCNPLEHRADVVWNSTTKWIHGHGTTVGGVLVDGGSFPWSEHAEAFPEIARENPAYHGVNFAETFGDAALTYAAIARGLRDMGNQQAPFDAWTTLQGLETLPVRMERHCENAMAVAEHLQDHPEVSWVTYPGLEDHETHEEASEYLDGGYGGMITFGLEAGYDAARTTVESTEIASLLANVGDAKTLIIHPASTTHQQLTDEEKQAAGVTDDLVRLSVGLESADDVIADLDQAIDEAT; this comes from the coding sequence ATGAGCGAGGACCGCGGCTTCGAGACAGACGCCCTGCACGTGGGCCAGGAGGAACCCGAGTCACACGCGAACGCCCGTGCACCGCCCATCTATCAGACGACGTCGTACGTCTTCGACGACGCCGAGGACGCCGCCGCGCAGTTCGCCCTGGAGAAGCCCGGGCACATCTACTCGCGGCTGATGAATCCCACCAACGAGATGCTCCAGGAGCGCATCGCCGCGCTGGAGGGCGGCGTCGGCGCCGTCGCGACGTCGTCGGGGATGGCGGCGCTGAACCTCGCGACGTTCCTGCTGGCCGACGCGGGCGACAACGTGGTCACGGCGTCGTCGCTGTACGGCGGGACCTACACCTACTTCACGCACACGGCCCCGCGCAACGGCGTCGAGGCCCGCTTCGTCGATACCCTCGACTACGAGGCCTACGAGGAGGCCATCGACGACGACACCGCCTACGTCCACTTCGAGACCATCGGCAACCCCGCGCTGGTGACGCCGGACATCGAACGCCTGGCCGACATCGCCCACGACAACGGCGTCCCGCTGTTCGTGGACAACACCTTCGCGACGCCGTACCTCTGCAACCCGCTGGAGCACAGGGCCGACGTCGTGTGGAACTCCACGACCAAGTGGATCCACGGCCACGGCACCACCGTCGGCGGCGTCCTCGTCGACGGGGGTAGTTTCCCGTGGAGCGAGCACGCCGAGGCGTTCCCCGAAATCGCCCGGGAGAACCCGGCCTATCACGGCGTCAACTTCGCCGAGACGTTCGGCGACGCCGCCCTCACCTACGCCGCCATCGCGCGCGGCCTGCGGGACATGGGCAACCAGCAGGCACCCTTCGACGCCTGGACGACGCTCCAGGGTCTGGAGACGCTCCCGGTACGGATGGAGCGCCACTGCGAGAACGCCATGGCCGTCGCCGAGCACCTGCAGGATCACCCCGAGGTCTCCTGGGTCACCTACCCCGGACTGGAAGACCACGAGACCCACGAGGAGGCCAGCGAGTACCTCGACGGCGGCTACGGCGGCATGATCACCTTCGGCCTCGAGGCCGGCTACGACGCCGCCCGGACGACCGTGGAGTCGACCGAAATCGCGTCGCTGCTGGCCAACGTCGGCGACGCGAAGACGCTGATCATCCACCCCGCGTCGACGACCCACCAGCAGCTCACCGACGAGGAGAAGCAGGCCGCCGGCGTCACCGACGACCTGGTCCGCCTGTCGGTCGGGCTGGAGTCGGCCGACGACGTCATCGCCGACCTGGATCAGGCCATCGACGAGGCGACCTGA
- a CDS encoding DNA-directed DNA polymerase II small subunit has translation MPLETPARIVSELASRGYNAEREAVTLLADAPDPDAALERALETAPDDALKLSADHVRDVLEPKHDGERSRSEPAESGAGPTASTPDEDPPASGGTRAPSSADGGGAAPVETGGSSTGSDRDVNLEKRSVTVDNDMTGRSTGTGEYRDFVAVFRDRYEKLSKQLRGRVNHRPTSSLESMAGGEEAAVVGMVSDIRTTASGHWLIELEDTNGTFPALVMKDRPFADLVQELLYDEVIAVEGTLADDSGILFADSIYFPDVPRTHSPSTADRHVQAALISDVHVGSQEFMAEAWHRFADWLHTEEAESVEYLLIAGDMVEGVGVYPDQDEELDVVDIYEQYERFSEYLKEVPGDMEIRMIPGNHDAVRLAEPQPGFDEELRSIMTAHDAEVHSNPSLVTVEGVSVLMYHGVSLDEVIAELPDEKASYDEPHKAMYQLLKKRHVAPQYGGHTRLAPEDRDYLVMEEVPDVFHTGHVHKLGWGKYHNVLAINSGCWQAQTAFQESVNIDPDSGYAPILDLDTLDMTVRKFS, from the coding sequence GTGCCACTGGAGACGCCGGCGCGGATCGTCAGCGAACTCGCGAGCAGGGGGTACAACGCCGAGCGCGAGGCGGTGACGCTGCTTGCGGACGCGCCGGACCCCGACGCGGCCCTGGAGCGCGCACTCGAAACGGCGCCCGACGACGCGCTGAAGCTGTCGGCGGACCACGTCAGAGACGTATTAGAACCCAAACACGACGGGGAACGGTCGCGTTCGGAGCCCGCGGAGTCGGGAGCGGGACCGACCGCGTCGACGCCCGACGAAGACCCCCCCGCTTCAGGTGGAACCCGGGCACCGTCGTCGGCCGACGGCGGCGGGGCTGCTCCAGTTGAAACAGGGGGGTCTTCGACCGGGAGCGACCGCGACGTGAACCTCGAGAAGCGGTCCGTGACGGTCGACAACGACATGACCGGCCGGTCGACGGGCACCGGGGAGTATCGCGACTTCGTCGCCGTGTTCCGGGACCGCTACGAGAAGCTCTCGAAGCAGCTCCGGGGCCGGGTGAACCACCGACCCACCTCCTCGCTGGAGTCGATGGCCGGCGGGGAGGAGGCCGCCGTCGTCGGGATGGTCTCGGACATCCGCACGACGGCCAGCGGCCACTGGCTGATCGAACTGGAGGACACCAACGGGACCTTCCCCGCGCTGGTGATGAAAGACCGGCCGTTCGCGGACCTCGTCCAGGAGCTACTGTACGACGAGGTCATCGCCGTCGAGGGGACGCTGGCCGACGACTCGGGCATCCTCTTCGCCGACTCGATCTACTTCCCCGACGTCCCGCGGACCCACAGCCCCTCGACCGCGGACCGCCACGTCCAGGCCGCGCTCATCTCGGACGTCCACGTCGGCAGCCAGGAGTTCATGGCCGAGGCCTGGCATCGCTTCGCCGACTGGCTCCACACCGAGGAAGCCGAGTCCGTCGAGTACCTCCTGATCGCCGGCGACATGGTCGAGGGCGTCGGCGTCTACCCGGACCAGGACGAGGAGCTCGACGTCGTCGACATATACGAGCAGTACGAGCGCTTCTCGGAGTACCTCAAGGAGGTCCCCGGCGACATGGAGATCCGGATGATCCCCGGCAACCACGACGCCGTCCGCCTCGCGGAGCCCCAGCCCGGGTTCGACGAGGAGCTGCGGTCGATCATGACGGCCCACGACGCCGAGGTCCACTCGAACCCCTCCCTCGTCACGGTCGAGGGCGTCTCCGTCCTGATGTACCACGGCGTCTCGCTGGACGAGGTCATCGCGGAGCTGCCCGACGAGAAGGCCAGCTACGACGAGCCCCACAAGGCGATGTACCAGCTCCTGAAGAAGCGACACGTCGCGCCCCAGTACGGGGGCCACACCCGGCTGGCGCCGGAGGACCGGGACTACCTCGTCATGGAGGAGGTCCCAGACGTGTTCCACACCGGCCACGTCCACAAGCTGGGCTGGGGGAAGTACCACAACGTCCTCGCGATCAACTCCGGGTGCTGGCAGGCCCAGACCGCCTTCCAGGAGAGCGTCAACATCGACCCCGACTCGGGGTACGCGCCGATCCTCGACCTCGACACGCTGGACATGACGGTCCGGAAGTTCTCCTGA
- a CDS encoding S26 family signal peptidase: MSDDPRRGESDRTDGARDPSRRPDDEGPPRGDGDREIAGGEPRRAEPAERADDVDWQVYAYDLVSSVAAVALVGAFLFAVSGVWPPLVAIESPSMTPHIQKGDLVFVMEEERFSGDGAVGETGVVPAQSGAESDYRTFQGYGDVIVYQPDGNARETPIIHRAMFWVEEGENWYDRADEEYVGTADNCEELSNCPADQAGFVTKGDYNHQYDQVGSRPLSDPVRPEWVIGTAEARVPLLGEIRLRSGGVGAAPAAATPSPNEGGVRKASTNASAACAISASPSAGASTAGANATGASAAAANASAAAAP, translated from the coding sequence ATGAGCGACGACCCGCGCCGGGGGGAGTCCGATCGGACCGATGGCGCCCGGGACCCGTCTCGACGGCCGGACGACGAGGGACCGCCTCGCGGCGACGGCGACCGGGAGATTGCCGGCGGCGAACCGCGGCGGGCCGAACCAGCGGAGCGAGCCGACGACGTCGACTGGCAGGTGTACGCCTACGACCTGGTCAGCAGCGTCGCGGCCGTGGCGCTGGTCGGCGCGTTCCTGTTCGCGGTCAGCGGCGTCTGGCCCCCGCTGGTCGCCATCGAGAGCCCGAGCATGACGCCCCACATCCAGAAGGGCGATCTGGTGTTCGTCATGGAGGAAGAGCGCTTCTCCGGCGACGGCGCCGTCGGCGAGACCGGCGTGGTCCCCGCCCAGAGCGGTGCCGAGAGCGACTATCGCACGTTCCAGGGGTACGGCGACGTCATCGTCTACCAGCCGGACGGCAACGCCCGCGAGACCCCGATCATCCACCGCGCCATGTTCTGGGTCGAGGAGGGCGAGAACTGGTACGACCGGGCCGACGAGGAGTACGTCGGGACGGCGGACAACTGCGAGGAGCTGTCGAACTGCCCCGCCGACCAGGCCGGGTTCGTCACGAAGGGCGACTACAACCACCAGTACGATCAGGTCGGCAGCCGTCCGCTCAGCGACCCGGTCCGGCCGGAGTGGGTGATCGGGACTGCGGAGGCTCGCGTGCCCCTGCTGGGCGAGATCCGACTCCGATCCGGCGGCGTCGGGGCGGCTCCGGCGGCGGCCACGCCCTCGCCGAACGAGGGCGGAGTCCGGAAGGCGAGCACGAACGCGTCTGCCGCCTGCGCGATTTCCGCGTCGCCGTCGGCCGGTGCGAGCACGGCCGGCGCGAACGCGACCGGTGCGAGCGCGGCCGCAGCTAACGCGAGCGCAGCGGCTGCGCCCTGA